From a region of the Methylocystis hirsuta genome:
- a CDS encoding ABC transporter permease encodes MLASIPPVYVAPFERAWRNRELIRAVVRREFISRFRGSALGPLWAVLSPLFMLLTYTALFSITVPQLSAGLGVADYASSIFIGLIVFNLFSELAYRAPMLLHEHVNFVKKSIFPSETIAWTATIRAFTYGGVGFAVYIVFRLLTAGTIPLTIVLTPFLIAPFFLFTIGVVWFLMALGAFTRDVAHIMASVVPVLMFATPIFYRLDQIAAMSGSVALWLRLNIVGDYIEMLRGLALDGTIPNVFGYFALVAISYAVFLGGYQFFMRYKSVIVDVI; translated from the coding sequence TTGCTCGCCTCGATCCCTCCTGTCTATGTCGCGCCCTTCGAACGGGCTTGGCGCAACCGGGAGCTTATCCGCGCCGTTGTGCGGCGGGAGTTCATTTCCCGATTTCGCGGCTCGGCGCTTGGACCGCTCTGGGCGGTGCTCTCGCCGCTCTTCATGCTGCTCACCTATACCGCGCTGTTCTCGATCACGGTTCCGCAGCTTTCCGCCGGCTTGGGCGTCGCCGACTATGCAAGCTCGATTTTCATCGGGCTTATTGTCTTCAATCTGTTTAGCGAACTCGCCTATCGGGCGCCAATGCTCTTGCACGAGCATGTCAACTTCGTGAAGAAGTCGATTTTCCCCAGCGAAACCATCGCCTGGACTGCGACGATCCGGGCGTTCACCTATGGTGGAGTGGGCTTCGCCGTCTACATCGTCTTTCGGTTGCTGACGGCAGGAACGATTCCCTTAACGATCGTGCTGACGCCATTCCTGATCGCGCCCTTTTTTCTCTTTACCATTGGCGTCGTGTGGTTTCTGATGGCGCTCGGCGCGTTCACGCGCGACGTCGCCCATATCATGGCCTCCGTCGTGCCGGTGCTCATGTTCGCGACGCCGATCTTCTATCGCCTGGACCAGATCGCCGCCATGTCCGGATCGGTCGCATTGTGGCTGCGTCTCAACATCGTCGGCGATTACATCGAGATGCTGCGCGGCCTTGCGCTCGATGGAACAATTCCAAACGTCTTCGGCTATTTCGCGCTTGTCGCGATCTCCTACGCGGTGTTCCTTGGCGGCTATCAGTTTTTCATGCGCTACAAATCGGTCATCGTCGATGTCATCTGA
- a CDS encoding NAD(P)-binding protein, with amino-acid sequence MVTRRATIAGLGALATQLILPSAEAAPEPPYQLGEWTGDSFAPMHAIRDGLWRAPLSAPERRVDVVVIGGGLAGLAVAALLRDRDVLVLERESDPGGVAKSERWRDVDYALGSAYIVDISHRFMALYETLGLSPHPVSEPVDRALSGAAGAGDPREDEWRGGYERLKALLRRLGESPDFPKIPIGDASAPALALDQLSLHEFLRREHIDAELFGLLDAYSLSALGAPTAEISAYAGVNFLSEINAPIYAFPGGNAAIARALAARLSRAGEGRIVTDAAVYAIEPAEGGYARVGWFDARHPEAPRCLEARWAVVAAPYFFAGRILRGVDPAATSQTTRLRQGSYLVANCCFEGPPAELPYDSWALGAQSFSDAISATAALPAAERPKDHSVLTVYAPFRDPRAGRARLLAGERAAFAAPIVEELRRFMPEAFGKARLAEVRLTRWGHHHLIAAPGIVATMRALPKRFGNVLLAHSDGQGMPAVESAIVEAQNAVEIIKRG; translated from the coding sequence ATGGTGACGCGTCGCGCGACGATCGCAGGACTGGGCGCTCTCGCGACTCAGTTGATCCTGCCGAGCGCCGAAGCGGCGCCAGAGCCGCCCTATCAGCTGGGCGAATGGACGGGCGACAGTTTCGCGCCCATGCACGCGATCCGCGACGGGCTTTGGCGCGCTCCGCTTTCGGCCCCCGAGCGGCGCGTCGACGTCGTCGTCATCGGCGGCGGTCTGGCCGGCCTCGCCGTCGCGGCGCTGCTACGGGATCGCGACGTGCTCGTCCTTGAGCGCGAGTCGGATCCTGGCGGCGTCGCCAAATCCGAGCGTTGGCGCGATGTCGATTATGCGCTCGGATCAGCCTATATCGTTGACATATCTCATCGTTTCATGGCGCTTTACGAGACGCTGGGCCTCTCGCCGCACCCTGTCAGCGAACCGGTCGACAGAGCGCTTTCCGGGGCGGCCGGCGCGGGGGATCCAAGGGAAGATGAATGGCGCGGCGGCTATGAGCGGCTAAAGGCGCTCTTGCGCCGCCTCGGCGAGAGCCCGGACTTTCCCAAGATTCCGATCGGGGACGCGTCGGCGCCGGCGCTTGCGCTGGACCAGCTCTCCCTGCACGAATTCTTGCGGCGCGAGCATATCGACGCCGAACTCTTCGGCCTGCTTGACGCCTACAGCCTCTCGGCGCTCGGCGCGCCCACGGCCGAAATATCCGCCTATGCGGGCGTCAATTTTCTTTCGGAGATCAACGCGCCGATCTACGCCTTCCCGGGAGGCAACGCGGCGATCGCCCGCGCCTTGGCGGCGCGCCTATCACGCGCCGGCGAGGGACGCATCGTCACGGACGCCGCGGTTTACGCGATCGAGCCGGCGGAAGGCGGCTACGCCCGCGTGGGCTGGTTCGACGCGCGGCATCCAGAAGCGCCCCGCTGCCTCGAGGCGCGCTGGGCGGTGGTCGCCGCTCCCTATTTTTTTGCAGGCCGCATTCTGCGCGGCGTCGATCCCGCCGCGACGTCGCAAACGACCCGGTTGCGGCAGGGCAGCTATCTCGTCGCCAACTGCTGTTTCGAGGGACCGCCGGCGGAACTGCCCTATGACAGCTGGGCCCTGGGCGCCCAGAGCTTCAGCGACGCGATCAGCGCGACCGCAGCGCTACCTGCCGCCGAGCGCCCCAAGGATCACAGCGTCCTGACCGTCTATGCGCCGTTTCGAGACCCTCGCGCGGGTCGCGCCCGCCTGCTCGCGGGCGAACGCGCCGCCTTCGCCGCTCCGATCGTCGAAGAGCTGCGACGTTTCATGCCGGAGGCGTTCGGCAAGGCGCGGCTCGCCGAGGTGCGGCTGACGCGCTGGGGCCACCATCACCTCATCGCCGCGCCGGGGATCGTCGCCACGATGCGCGCCTTGCCAAAACGCTTCGGCAACGTCCTGCTCGCCCATTCGGACGGTCAAGGCATGCCGGCGGTCGAGAGCGCCATCGTCGAGGCGCAGAATGCTGTCGAGATCATCAAGAGGGGCTAG
- a CDS encoding type II toxin-antitoxin system VapC family toxin: protein MIVIDSSALIAIVLNEPEREAFEGIVIVERGVMSAVNVHESACVLRARLGEDGVGLMWRLMAEFEIEIAPFDAAQARAAIAAYGRYGKGVDPKARLNLADCASYALAKTLDWPLLFKGADFSATDVRACRL from the coding sequence ATGATCGTCATCGATAGCTCGGCATTGATTGCCATCGTCCTGAACGAGCCGGAAAGGGAGGCGTTCGAGGGCATCGTCATCGTCGAGCGTGGCGTGATGTCGGCCGTCAATGTGCATGAGTCCGCATGCGTTTTGCGCGCGCGCCTCGGTGAGGACGGCGTTGGGCTCATGTGGCGGCTTATGGCGGAATTCGAGATTGAGATCGCGCCCTTCGACGCGGCGCAGGCGCGCGCGGCGATCGCCGCCTATGGACGCTACGGCAAGGGCGTCGATCCCAAGGCGCGCCTCAATCTCGCCGATTGCGCCTCCTATGCGCTCGCCAAGACCCTCGATTGGCCGCTGCTTTTCAAAGGCGCCGACTTTTCGGCGACCGACGTGCGCGCCTGTCGTTTATGA
- the glmU gene encoding bifunctional UDP-N-acetylglucosamine diphosphorylase/glucosamine-1-phosphate N-acetyltransferase GlmU — MPKSRSALAIVLAAGEGTRMKSDRPKALHEVAGRSMLANVLSSAVTAGVGRVAVIVGPGRDDVGAEARRSIADADIFVQSERLGTAHAVLAARAAIAEGCDDLLVLFADTPLVTAPTIGALRAALAGGAAVAVLGFWAANPFGYGRLLRDDAGRLVAIREEKDATDEERAVTLCNGGLMAIDGVEALRLLEKIDNKNAKGEFYLTDVVEFARAAGRETRVVIADETEVLGVNDRIQLAQAEALAQTRLRRAAMAGGATMIAPETVFLSADTVIGRDVTIEPHVVIGPGVEIADGAVIHAFSHLEGARVGERASVGPFARLRPGAALAEKAKVGNFVEIKNANVAPGAKVNHLSYIGDADIGANANIGAGTITCNYDGFLKYRTTIGENAFIGSNSSLVAPVTIGQGAYVGSGSVITKDVAPDALAVARGRQMEKAGWAVSFRMAQAAKKAKVE, encoded by the coding sequence ATGCCGAAATCCAGAAGCGCGCTCGCGATCGTCCTTGCCGCCGGCGAAGGCACGCGGATGAAATCCGACCGGCCGAAGGCGCTGCACGAGGTCGCCGGCCGCTCCATGCTCGCCAATGTGCTGTCGAGCGCCGTGACGGCGGGCGTCGGCCGCGTCGCCGTGATCGTCGGCCCTGGACGCGATGACGTCGGCGCTGAAGCGCGCCGCTCGATCGCTGACGCAGACATCTTCGTGCAGAGCGAAAGGCTCGGCACGGCGCACGCCGTTCTCGCCGCGCGCGCCGCCATCGCGGAAGGATGCGACGACCTGCTGGTGCTCTTCGCCGACACGCCGCTGGTGACGGCGCCGACGATCGGCGCCTTGCGCGCCGCCCTTGCCGGGGGCGCCGCCGTCGCCGTTCTTGGCTTTTGGGCTGCGAACCCCTTCGGCTACGGACGGCTGCTGCGCGACGACGCGGGGCGTCTTGTCGCCATCCGCGAGGAAAAAGACGCCACCGATGAAGAACGCGCGGTCACGCTCTGCAACGGCGGTCTGATGGCGATCGACGGGGTAGAGGCGCTGCGCCTGCTGGAAAAGATCGACAACAAAAACGCCAAGGGCGAGTTCTATCTTACTGACGTGGTCGAGTTCGCGCGCGCCGCCGGGCGCGAAACAAGAGTCGTCATCGCCGACGAAACCGAAGTTCTCGGCGTCAACGACCGTATCCAGCTCGCGCAGGCTGAGGCCCTCGCCCAGACGCGTCTTCGCCGCGCCGCCATGGCGGGAGGCGCGACGATGATCGCGCCGGAGACTGTTTTTCTCTCCGCCGACACCGTGATCGGCCGCGACGTGACGATCGAGCCGCATGTCGTCATTGGACCGGGCGTTGAAATCGCCGACGGCGCGGTGATCCACGCCTTCTCGCATCTTGAAGGCGCGCGCGTCGGCGAACGCGCGAGCGTTGGTCCCTTCGCGCGACTGCGTCCGGGCGCGGCGCTCGCCGAGAAAGCCAAGGTCGGGAATTTCGTTGAGATCAAGAACGCCAATGTCGCGCCAGGCGCCAAGGTCAATCACCTGTCCTACATCGGCGACGCCGACATCGGCGCCAACGCCAATATCGGCGCAGGAACCATTACCTGCAATTACGACGGCTTCCTCAAATATCGCACGACGATCGGCGAAAACGCCTTCATCGGCTCAAACTCGTCGCTTGTCGCGCCGGTGACGATCGGGCAGGGCGCCTATGTCGGCTCCGGCTCCGTCATCACCAAGGATGTCGCGCCCGACGCGCTCGCGGTGGCGCGCGGCCGGCAGATGGAAAAGGCGGGCTGGGCGGTCTCGTTTCGCATGGCGCAGGCGGCGAAAAAGGCGAAGGTGGAATAG
- the glmS gene encoding glutamine--fructose-6-phosphate transaminase (isomerizing) yields the protein MCGIVGIIGTAPVAGKIVESLKRLEYRGYDSAGIATLENGRLTRVRASGKLKNLEEKLATTPLSGAIGIGHTRWATHGRPTENNAHPHANDRVAVVHNGIIENFRELRAELTAKGHVFSSETDSEAVAHLVADALRTGATPEKAVAAALKRLKGAFALVFLFEGENDLLIGARRGSPLAVGRSDEGAYLGSDALALAPFATSIAYLDEGDWVTLTREGARFHDASDALVERRFQPLTAGSFLVDKGNYRHFMAKEIHEQPEVVGRTLAHYLDLAEGVVRLPFELTFDPRTLSRVTISACGTAYYAGLVARYWLERFAGLSVEIDIASEFRYREAPLPENGLTILVSQSGETADTLAALRYAREQGQHILSIVNVETSTIARESDTVAQTLAGPEIGVASTKAFTCQLAVFACLALALGRARGVLGKERERELVAELVAAPGQMAQALAHEAQIEPVARDVARASSVLYLGRGPAFPLALEGALKLKELSYIHAEGYAAGELKHGPIALIDFAMPVIVLAPPDASLEKTVSNLQEVAARGGHLILIGSPCARDAAAAELAGFIEMPESVAGPFAVIVYAVPAQLLAYHVATFMGKDVDQPRNLAKSVTVE from the coding sequence ATGTGCGGCATTGTGGGAATCATCGGAACGGCTCCGGTCGCCGGGAAAATCGTCGAGTCGCTTAAGCGTCTCGAATATCGGGGCTATGATTCCGCCGGGATCGCCACTCTGGAAAACGGGCGGCTCACCCGTGTGCGGGCGAGCGGCAAGCTGAAGAATCTCGAAGAAAAGCTCGCGACCACGCCGCTCTCCGGCGCCATCGGCATCGGCCATACGCGCTGGGCGACCCATGGCCGCCCCACCGAGAACAACGCCCATCCGCACGCCAACGACCGCGTCGCGGTGGTTCATAATGGCATCATCGAAAATTTCCGCGAGCTGCGCGCCGAGCTGACGGCGAAAGGCCATGTCTTTTCGAGCGAGACCGACTCCGAGGCCGTCGCGCATCTTGTCGCCGACGCGCTGCGCACTGGCGCGACGCCGGAAAAAGCTGTCGCGGCGGCGTTGAAGCGCCTGAAGGGCGCCTTTGCGCTCGTCTTTCTTTTTGAGGGCGAAAACGATCTTCTGATCGGCGCGCGGCGCGGTTCGCCGCTCGCCGTCGGCCGGAGCGACGAGGGCGCCTATCTCGGCTCCGACGCTCTCGCGCTCGCGCCATTCGCGACGTCCATCGCCTATCTCGATGAGGGCGATTGGGTGACGCTGACGCGCGAAGGCGCGCGCTTCCATGACGCGAGCGACGCTCTCGTCGAGCGGCGCTTTCAACCGCTGACGGCCGGATCCTTCCTGGTCGACAAGGGCAACTATCGCCATTTCATGGCCAAGGAAATCCACGAGCAGCCGGAGGTCGTCGGCCGCACGCTCGCGCATTATCTCGATCTCGCCGAGGGCGTCGTGCGTCTGCCGTTCGAACTCACATTCGATCCGCGGACGCTGTCGCGCGTGACCATTTCGGCGTGCGGCACGGCCTATTACGCCGGCCTCGTGGCGCGCTACTGGCTGGAGCGCTTCGCGGGCCTTTCGGTCGAAATCGACATCGCTTCCGAATTTCGCTACCGCGAGGCGCCGCTGCCCGAGAATGGCTTGACGATTCTGGTCTCGCAGTCCGGCGAAACCGCCGATACGCTCGCCGCGCTGCGCTACGCCCGCGAACAGGGCCAGCACATCCTCTCGATCGTCAACGTCGAAACCTCGACGATCGCGCGCGAGAGCGACACGGTGGCGCAGACATTGGCGGGACCCGAGATCGGCGTCGCCTCGACCAAGGCCTTCACCTGTCAGCTCGCGGTTTTCGCCTGTCTAGCATTGGCGCTGGGCCGCGCGCGCGGCGTGCTAGGCAAGGAGCGCGAACGCGAACTGGTCGCCGAGCTCGTCGCCGCGCCGGGGCAGATGGCGCAGGCGCTCGCGCATGAGGCGCAGATCGAACCCGTTGCGCGTGACGTCGCGCGGGCCTCAAGCGTTCTCTATCTCGGTCGTGGACCGGCCTTTCCTCTGGCGCTGGAAGGCGCGCTGAAGCTCAAGGAGCTCTCCTATATCCACGCGGAGGGCTACGCGGCGGGAGAACTGAAACATGGGCCGATCGCGCTCATCGACTTCGCCATGCCGGTGATTGTGCTCGCGCCCCCGGACGCGAGCCTAGAAAAAACTGTCTCAAATCTCCAGGAAGTCGCCGCGCGCGGCGGCCACCTCATTCTCATCGGTTCGCCGTGCGCCCGGGACGCCGCGGCCGCCGAACTCGCCGGTTTCATCGAAATGCCGGAGAGCGTCGCGGGCCCGTTTGCGGTCATCGTCTACGCCGTTCCGGCGCAGCTCCTCGCCTATCACGTCGCGACCTTCATGGGCAAAGACGTGGATCAGCCGCGCAATCTCGCCAAGAGCGTGACGGTGGAATAG
- a CDS encoding glucan biosynthesis protein — MFERRDVLKAGLGAIAAGFVSPPSSAGTASQVAPPTVQKSAPFSRDMVVELARALAAKPYTPPRTDLPEPFANLSYEQFVGIKTKPDAAIWRHDNTGFSIEPLHRGHIFAAAVDIYVVENAAAARLPYEASRFDYGALNVPETLPDLSFSGFRVLHAQNGGAEAELAIFQGASFYRAVARGQNLGVTARGLSIRTADPRGEEFPAFRSFWIEKPALGDNALVIHALLDSPSVAGVYRFTLRPGEATLIDTELTLYPRTAVDHLGIAGFAGASLFTPLDRPRLDDWRPMVADINGIQMLSGQGEWLWRPVSNRESLQFSSFVDDNPQGFGSLIRQRDIDDYEDDQQHWERRPSLWVEPLGEWGEGALQLVEIPSESEINANIVAYWRPKTALVAGKETSFAYRQFWCWEPPTRPPLAIAMRARSGRAPGGKLRRFIVAFSGDVLADPQRTTQLKAALTTSPGLATNIRTYLNPSAKSCRVAFDVDPAGENYCELRLVLQSDERPISETWLYRWTS; from the coding sequence ATGTTTGAACGTCGAGATGTTTTGAAAGCGGGCTTGGGCGCAATCGCGGCGGGATTCGTTTCGCCGCCGTCAAGCGCGGGGACCGCCAGTCAAGTCGCCCCCCCGACTGTTCAAAAGTCTGCGCCATTCTCGCGCGACATGGTGGTCGAACTTGCCCGCGCGCTGGCCGCAAAGCCGTATACGCCGCCGCGAACCGACCTGCCCGAACCTTTCGCTAATCTCTCCTACGAACAATTCGTCGGGATCAAGACGAAGCCCGACGCGGCGATTTGGCGTCACGACAACACGGGTTTCAGCATCGAGCCGCTTCACCGCGGCCATATTTTTGCGGCTGCTGTGGATATCTACGTCGTGGAGAACGCCGCCGCCGCGCGACTGCCTTATGAGGCGAGCCGCTTCGACTATGGCGCGCTCAACGTCCCGGAGACGCTTCCCGACCTCAGCTTTTCGGGCTTTCGGGTGCTTCACGCCCAAAATGGCGGCGCCGAAGCGGAACTCGCCATATTCCAGGGGGCGAGTTTCTATCGAGCCGTCGCGCGCGGGCAGAATCTGGGCGTCACGGCGCGCGGCCTCTCCATTCGAACAGCCGATCCGCGCGGCGAGGAATTCCCCGCCTTCCGCAGTTTCTGGATCGAGAAGCCCGCGCTCGGCGACAACGCGCTCGTCATCCATGCTCTGCTCGATTCGCCCAGCGTCGCCGGCGTCTATCGCTTCACGCTGCGGCCCGGCGAAGCGACGCTCATCGACACGGAGTTGACGCTTTATCCGCGGACGGCGGTCGATCATTTGGGAATCGCCGGCTTTGCCGGGGCTTCGCTGTTTACGCCGCTCGACCGCCCCAGGCTCGACGATTGGCGGCCGATGGTCGCCGACATCAACGGCATTCAGATGCTCAGCGGCCAGGGCGAATGGCTCTGGCGACCCGTGTCGAACCGCGAAAGTCTGCAGTTCTCCTCCTTTGTCGACGACAATCCGCAGGGCTTTGGCTCGCTGATCCGGCAGCGCGACATCGACGACTATGAGGACGACCAGCAGCATTGGGAGCGCCGTCCCTCGCTGTGGGTCGAACCGCTCGGCGAATGGGGCGAAGGCGCCCTGCAGCTCGTCGAGATTCCCTCGGAATCCGAAATCAACGCCAATATCGTCGCCTATTGGCGGCCCAAGACCGCTCTCGTCGCCGGCAAGGAGACGTCTTTCGCCTATCGGCAGTTCTGGTGCTGGGAGCCGCCGACGCGGCCGCCGCTGGCGATCGCCATGCGCGCGCGCTCGGGCCGTGCGCCGGGCGGCAAGCTCCGCCGTTTTATTGTCGCCTTTTCCGGCGACGTGTTGGCGGACCCTCAACGCACAACGCAGCTGAAAGCAGCGTTGACGACCTCTCCGGGATTGGCGACGAATATTCGCACCTATTTAAATCCGTCGGCAAAGTCGTGCCGCGTCGCCTTCGATGTAGACCCTGCCGGCGAGAACTACTGCGAGCTTCGACTCGTTTTGCAGTCCGACGAGCGACCGATCAGCGAGACCTGGCTTTATCGATGGACGTCGTGA
- a CDS encoding ABC transporter ATP-binding protein: MSSEPTIRCAGVGKAFQLYAHQNDQLKQILFGLWKKFYKDKWVLHDVNFTVERGERVGIVGRNGAGKTTLLQILCGITQPTKGDFSVGGRIAPILALGSGFDGLLTGRENARIGAAILGLSRKEVDACIEDIAAFADIGPFFEQPMRTYSMGMIARVAFAICAYAKADVLIVDEALSVGDEIFQRKCEKYIAEFAKTGTILMVSHDLNFLASLCNRVLWLEDGVVREIGDPAKVVADYRKAMRAEETQASGVA; this comes from the coding sequence ATGTCATCTGAGCCCACTATCCGCTGCGCGGGCGTCGGCAAGGCTTTCCAGCTCTATGCGCATCAGAACGATCAGCTCAAGCAGATCCTGTTTGGCCTATGGAAGAAGTTCTATAAGGACAAATGGGTTCTGCATGACGTCAATTTCACGGTTGAGAGAGGCGAGCGCGTCGGCATCGTGGGACGCAACGGCGCCGGCAAGACAACGCTGCTGCAGATTCTGTGCGGCATCACCCAGCCAACGAAGGGCGATTTCAGCGTCGGCGGCCGTATCGCGCCAATTTTGGCGCTCGGCTCGGGCTTCGACGGCCTGCTGACGGGGCGCGAAAACGCCCGTATCGGCGCGGCGATCCTGGGGCTGTCGCGCAAGGAGGTCGACGCGTGCATCGAGGACATCGCCGCCTTCGCGGACATCGGGCCATTTTTTGAGCAGCCGATGCGCACCTATTCGATGGGCATGATCGCGCGAGTGGCTTTTGCGATCTGCGCCTACGCCAAGGCCGACGTGCTCATCGTCGATGAAGCGCTTTCGGTCGGCGACGAAATATTTCAGCGCAAGTGCGAGAAATACATCGCCGAATTCGCCAAAACCGGCACCATTCTGATGGTGTCGCACGATCTCAACTTTCTCGCCTCTCTGTGCAACCGCGTGCTCTGGCTGGAGGACGGCGTCGTGCGCGAGATCGGCGACCCGGCGAAGGTGGTCGCCGACTACCGTAAGGCGATGCGCGCCGAAGAAACTCAGGCGAGCGGCGTCGCGTAG
- the mdoH gene encoding glucans biosynthesis glucosyltransferase MdoH, translated as MDVVTLAPSDDPPRAMEWRTASSDPAAAPPTPIESRLSMPAQNLFKFDKRQRRKTEAPWLWRTPWLARIVTFGGGLALTAYGAHEMYKVVDVGGVTTLKWALLGLFVLNFSWIALSFTSCVVGFALLMRRRRRPALPTGLAETTAVVMPIYNEAPSRVFAALQTIYEDVQATGLGAHFDWFFLSDTTNPDIWVAEERAFIGIRRRLGPQARIFYRRREKNTGRKAGNIEDFVSRWGGAYKHMVVLDADSLMSGPTIVQLAAAMEADPDSGIIQTLPLIINRNTLFARVQQFAARIYGPVIAMGLTAWMGRDGNYWGHNAIIRTEAFARYCGLPDLRGRPPWGGHILSHDFVEAALIRRAGYAVYMTPTLGGSYEESPPSLIDLSIRDRRWCQGNLQHARVLSGKGFHWASRQHFLTGIFGYLTSPLWLLQLLIGIVIVFQASYFRPEYFTGEFALFPTFPRFDAERSLELFGLTMGILLAPKMLGLIVAIFEPETRKGSGGVIMLLISTLFEVVLSALLAPIMMLIQTGHVLHIVFGFDTGWDPQRRDDGSVPFADIVRRHVWHVALGVLSLVAGFMISPSLVAWMSPTIAGLVLAIFISWATSQRWLGLMFRRAGVLTTPEETATPPIAKRGKALSKALARAGEDDVNGLLAIHADPELRALHESWLPTRRPRQRGQITADRALAETKIADAETIEDAVNWLNRGERLVALSDRALIGMIARLPRRAALAAAAQRTPRAAE; from the coding sequence ATGGACGTCGTGACCCTCGCTCCTTCAGACGATCCGCCGCGGGCAATGGAATGGCGGACCGCCAGCTCCGATCCCGCCGCCGCCCCGCCGACTCCGATCGAGAGCCGGCTGTCGATGCCGGCCCAAAACCTTTTCAAATTCGACAAGCGGCAGCGGCGCAAAACCGAGGCGCCCTGGCTGTGGCGCACCCCGTGGCTTGCGAGGATCGTCACCTTTGGCGGCGGTCTGGCGCTGACCGCCTATGGCGCTCACGAGATGTATAAGGTCGTCGACGTCGGCGGGGTGACGACATTGAAGTGGGCGCTGCTGGGGTTGTTCGTGCTGAACTTCTCCTGGATCGCGCTGTCCTTCACGAGCTGCGTCGTTGGCTTCGCCCTGCTGATGCGCCGGCGCCGGCGCCCGGCGCTGCCGACGGGGCTCGCCGAGACCACCGCCGTCGTGATGCCGATCTACAATGAGGCGCCGAGCCGGGTCTTCGCAGCCTTGCAGACGATCTACGAAGACGTGCAAGCGACCGGCCTTGGCGCGCATTTCGATTGGTTCTTCCTCTCCGACACCACCAATCCCGACATCTGGGTCGCCGAAGAGCGCGCCTTCATCGGCATTCGCCGCCGGCTGGGCCCACAGGCGCGAATCTTCTACCGCCGGCGTGAAAAGAACACCGGACGCAAGGCGGGCAATATTGAAGATTTCGTCTCGCGCTGGGGCGGCGCCTATAAGCACATGGTGGTGCTCGACGCCGACAGCCTGATGAGCGGGCCGACCATCGTGCAGCTCGCCGCCGCAATGGAGGCCGACCCCGACAGCGGCATCATCCAGACCCTTCCGCTGATCATCAACCGCAACACGCTCTTCGCCCGCGTCCAGCAATTCGCCGCGCGCATCTATGGCCCCGTCATCGCGATGGGCCTCACCGCCTGGATGGGCCGCGACGGCAATTACTGGGGGCATAACGCAATCATCCGCACGGAGGCCTTCGCCCGATACTGCGGCCTGCCCGACCTGCGCGGTCGGCCGCCTTGGGGCGGGCATATCCTGAGCCATGACTTCGTCGAAGCCGCGCTTATCCGCCGCGCCGGATACGCGGTCTACATGACGCCGACGCTCGGCGGCTCCTATGAAGAAAGCCCGCCTTCCCTGATCGACCTGTCGATTCGCGACCGCCGCTGGTGTCAGGGCAACCTGCAACATGCGCGCGTGTTGAGCGGCAAAGGCTTCCACTGGGCGTCGCGGCAGCATTTTCTCACCGGCATCTTTGGCTATCTGACGTCGCCGCTCTGGCTGCTGCAACTTCTCATCGGCATCGTCATCGTCTTCCAGGCGAGCTATTTCCGACCGGAATATTTTACCGGCGAATTTGCGCTCTTTCCGACCTTCCCGCGGTTCGACGCCGAACGGTCGCTCGAACTCTTCGGACTGACGATGGGCATTCTGCTCGCCCCCAAGATGTTGGGCCTGATCGTCGCCATCTTTGAGCCGGAAACGCGCAAAGGCTCGGGCGGCGTGATCATGCTGCTGATCTCGACCCTTTTCGAAGTCGTGCTGTCCGCCCTGCTGGCGCCGATCATGATGCTGATTCAGACCGGCCATGTGCTGCACATCGTTTTCGGCTTCGATACCGGCTGGGATCCGCAGCGTCGCGACGACGGCTCGGTGCCGTTTGCCGATATCGTCCGCCGCCACGTGTGGCACGTGGCGCTGGGCGTCTTAAGCCTCGTCGCAGGCTTCATGATTTCGCCCTCGCTCGTCGCCTGGATGTCGCCGACGATCGCCGGCCTCGTGCTCGCGATTTTTATCTCGTGGGCGACGAGTCAACGTTGGCTCGGCCTGATGTTTCGTCGCGCCGGCGTGCTGACGACTCCCGAAGAAACGGCGACGCCGCCGATCGCCAAGCGCGGCAAGGCGCTCTCCAAAGCGCTGGCGCGCGCCGGCGAAGATGACGTCAACGGTCTGCTGGCCATCCACGCCGATCCGGAGTTGCGCGCGCTGCACGAAAGCTGGCTGCCGACGCGACGCCCGAGGCAGCGGGGGCAGATCACCGCGGACCGCGCCTTGGCCGAAACGAAAATCGCCGACGCCGAGACGATCGAGGACGCGGTCAATTGGCTGAACCGCGGCGAGCGGCTGGTGGCGCTCTCCGACCGTGCGCTCATCGGCATGATCGCGCGTCTGCCGCGCCGGGCGGCGCTGGCGGCCGCTGCGCAGAGAACCCCGCGCGCCGCGGAGTGA